AGAATGGGTGAGAAGGTTTGGATTAAGGGAGCAGCAGTGGCTGTTGTCtactctgctccagcctcacccctccccGTCCTGTGCTCTGCAGCTCTCTGGTGGGGGGGAGAATGGGTGAGAAGGTTTGGATTAAGGGagcagcagtggctgttttctactctgctccagcctcagctcctcccctcctgttccctgcaccacAGACTAAACACCCTCCCCTCTGAACAAAGATGAAAGCTCAGATGTTGTCAGAGGTTTAGAAAAACAAAAGTGAGTCgaactacttaaaaaaaaaataaaatcttaaaacctAACACCAGAATACAACAAGCCACGCTGAGAAGCAATGCTTTGTGGGGCTGTTTATCTGTGAACGGGGAAGCTGTGAAGCCAAGGTGTGCTTAAGAGTGCTTACGGTTCAATGGGTCTGTGTTGCTCTCGGGGGTTTACCTGTTGTTCTGCTGTGactaccccccaccccaagaaGCCTATGCAGGGCCATTGCCAAGTTTGCCTAATGGTGAAGCCAGCCCTGAGGAAAGGAGGCAAGCTGGCAACATTGCTTGATGGATTATTTTTAAGTCAAAGTGCTGATCAGATAACAGGAAATGTAAGTTGTCCGTACAGGTATAGGACGAGGGTCGCAGCACAAGGTTCCTTCATGCAGCGTAGGGATTAGGTTACGCTTCTATATTAAACCGACACCCACCCACGCCCACCCATTCTCATTTTTCTCCGGCGAATCTCGTTCGTTTCAGGAATTGACCCGAACCGGGAGAGCCACAGCCGGACCTTGGTGTGGAACGGGGAAGCTCCCCCAGCCTTCTCCCCGCGCCGAACTGCACCTTTGCTCATCCCCGAAAAGGGTCTCTACTATGTCTACTGCCAGGTGGGCTTCCGGAACAGCAGCTGCCGCGCCGGCCTGCCACTCACCCTCTTCAGCAAGGTCTTCCAGCGCCACGACGCCTACCATGGGAAgcccgtgctgctgctggagggCTCGGACACCGTCTGCAGTCGGGAGCGCGGGGGCGGCAAGACCTGGTACACTTCCGTCAGCCAGGGGGCCCTGGTGCTGCTGGAGCGGGGTCACCAACTCTACGTGAACGTCAGCCACCCGCAGCTGGTGGATTACCAGGAGGGTAAAACCTTCTTTGGGTTCATGATGATCTCCTGATGGGACAGACGGACACACAGAGAGACACCCCAATCGTCCACCCCCTACCCACTCCATGCACACTGTGTATTGGGGGTGGGGGTCCAATGTTTGTCTCaccctcccaccacacacacacacacacagatgaatgAAAAGCCTTTGTCCGTTCTGCACGTGCCTCCAGCAGCTCTTCCTGTCCAAACgtctttcctatgtcattgatcCTCTCCATTATCCTCCCCCGCCGACCGCATTCcgatccccacccccaccagggGGATTAAGTGTCTAAAAATACCGAAAGAACTGAAGATTGTGTGCCATTTCCTGCGGCCCTTTATTTAAACATCAGCGGCTGGAAATGTACACACTGGCCTGTGGAATGTGTTTTTCAGCTTTCTTTCCCAagatttatttttgtataaatATCTTCCGTGGCTTTTTCCAAAAGGTGTCTGTCAGTTTTTATGTTGCTTGCTCATGAGAAATGGACACTGGAGAGCCAGAGGCTTCTGGCTGAGAGAAAGTCTAGGAGAGAAGTTGCAGACTATGACAGATTAATATACAAGAAACAGGACAAAGGGGCGATCAGTCCGAGAGCCCTCCTGCTTCTAGTGCCCTAGAAGTGTCAGGCActgtgtccctgtgcccatcccgtcccagtgccctagaggtgacaggccctgtatccctgtgcccatcccctgagccctcccatccccagtgccctagaggtgacaggccctgtatccctgtgcccatcccctgagccctcctgttcccagtgccctagaggtgacaggccctgtatccctgtgcccatcccctgagccctcccgtccccagtgctctagaggtgacaggccctgtatccctgtgcccatcccctgagccctcccgtccccagtgccctagaggtgacaggctctgtatccctgtgcccatcccctgagccctcccgtccccagtgccctagaggtgacaggctctgtatccctgagccctcccgtccccagtgctctagaggtgacaggctctgtatccctgagccctcccgtccccagtgctctagaggtgacaggctctgtatccctgtgcccatcccttgagccctcccgtccccagtgccctagaggtgacaggctctgtatccctgtgcccatcacCTGAGGCCTctcgtccccagtgccctagaggtgacaggctctgtatccctgtgcccatcccctgagccctccccgtccccagtgccctagagctgacaggctctgtatccctgtgcccatcccctgagccctcccgtccccaatgccccagaggtgagaggctctgtatccctgtgcccatcccctgagccctcccgtccccagtgccctagaggtgacaggctctgtatccctgtgcccatcccctgagccctcccgtccccagtgccctagaggtgacaggctctgtgtccctgtgcccatcccctgagccctcccgtccccagtgccctagaggtgacaggctctgtatccctgtgccccatcccctgagccctcccgtccccagtgccctagaggtgacaggctctgtatccctgtgcccatcccctgagccctccccgtccccagtgccccagaggtgacaggctctgtatccctgtgcccatcacCTGAGGCCTctcgtccccagtgccctagaggtgacaggctctgtatccctgtgcccatcccctgagccctccccgtccccagtgccctagagctgacaggctctgtatccctgtgcccatcccctgagccctcctgtccccagtgccctagaggtgacaggccctgtatccctgtgcccatcccctgagccctcccgtccccagtgccctagaggtgacaggctctgtatccctgtgcccatcccctgagccctcccgttcccagtgccctagaggtgacaggctctgtatccctgtgcccatcccctgagccctcccgtccccagtgccctagaggtgacaggctctgtatccctgtgcccatcccctgagccctcccgtccccagtgccctagaggtgacaggctctgtgtccctgtgcccatcccctgagccctcccgtccccagtgccctagaggtgacaggctctgtatccctgtgcccatcccctgagccctcccgtccccagtgccctagaggtgacaggctctgtatccctgtgcccatcccctgagccctccccgtccccagtgccctagaggtgacagctctgtatccctgtgcccatcccctgagccctcccgtccccagtgccctagaggtgagaggctctgtgtccctgtgcccatcccctgagccctcccgtccccagtgccctagaggtgacaggctctgtgtcccGATCTGGCAGGAAGAGTGATGATTCTTTTGAGGATAAAAAGTCCTTGTGTTGGTGTgctgcctgtgtgtgcatgcttgCCTCTGGGACTCACAGCTCAGACCTTGCTGCAGTTTTACAAGTTAACAAAGGTTGTT
The nucleotide sequence above comes from Rhinatrema bivittatum unplaced genomic scaffold, aRhiBiv1.1, whole genome shotgun sequence. Encoded proteins:
- the LTB gene encoding lymphotoxin-beta; the encoded protein is MGTARADGSSCASRPALVACTVLGTLALSVPSTALLVMYLTRNGGQWSPTEQASPHLLEQGMERNLQDIKVPKHSVSWHQQNPHKPMAHLTGIDPNRESHSRTLVWNGEAPPAFSPRRTAPLLIPEKGLYYVYCQVGFRNSSCRAGLPLTLFSKVFQRHDAYHGKPVLLLEGSDTVCSRERGGGKTWYTSVSQGALVLLERGHQLYVNVSHPQLVDYQEGKTFFGFMMIS